The genomic stretch tattgaaaatttggaatcaatccacatcgttcatccattttttgagatcattttagagaattatccaaaaaatgaatcatatccaaatattaaatAGACCACgctacaaataaggggaacggattggctactccccttgcacccgccaatggctgtggtcggtgctctgtgggcctcaccatgatgtatgtgtttcatccatgccgtccatctatttttaaagatcatcttatggcatgagaccaaaaatgaggtatatcccaatctgaaatggaccatatcacaggaaacagtgttgaatgagcgtcaaccattaaaaatgttttgggggccataaaagttttggatccagatgatttttgtttttccccttcatctaggcctatatgacctaataaacagattggatgtcaaataaacagtacagtgggccttaggaggattttaatgatggatatccaatcactattgttttcatgtggtgtggtccacctgagatttatatacctctcatttttggaataaattcctaaaatgatatttgaaaatggatgaacttaatggatgaaatacatacattatggtggggccacagagcaccgtgCTGGGGAGactagggacgcggatttcctgtgaaagcctttcgcagcaagttcttgtccatacatttttatagctcattgtAGGACGTCtgataaaaaatgagttagatccacaaCTCAATTGAGTCACACaggagggaaaattggggaaagaaatttgtacggatgaaaccttcatgggctccATTCTAATGTCTAcgggccatccaaaccgtttataaggtcactctcAATAGGATAAAGTGAAAGAACAGAAAAaatatcctgatacaaaactttcatgtccataagaatgtttcaatggtgctcaccgaatcctcattgtttcctctcttgtggctcacttgagctttggatccactaaTTTTTcatcacatgtcctaaaatgatctcctaaaacggatgaacggagtgtatTTCTACAAAATATCTCGGTGGGCTCCAcccagcattcttgcgcaggaagttcatgcgaaaggctttcgtaggtaatccgcgtccggAGAGTACTAGCTACTAAAGTAACGTCAGCAAactccataggccccaccatgatgtacgttttgtatccacaccttccatccatttggagagatcattttaaggcaatatccagAGAGCTAGTTAAATCCAaagattgtgtggtccacccaagatttaaatccaaagctccagtggacccacgTACGTCCAACCAATAATATTTTCTGATTGTGtagtccacccaagatttatttcAATCTAGTTTTTCGGGATATTATACAAAATAAtgtcgtaaaatggatggacggcgtggatgaaacaaatctatcatggtggggcccatagagcaatGCCAGGTCCAAACGTCAACTTACCGTTTTGAATCCAAGTTTTGCAATGTGAGTCTTGTATtttatgtaaaatagtggtgactcatacATAACAATAGTGGCTGAGATAATgagttatctagaccatccaaataatcagTATAGGTGcaaatagtaaatatttataattttattatgtaAAAAAATCTTAACAATGCAGAAAATGGTCTCATGCATGTATGACCATTAATAGAGCTTGTGTTATAAATTATGGTAAACTTACAATATatggttttgaaaattttatcttGTTTATAACAGGAAAACCATCCCACGCCCGCTCGTCTTTTCCCTGTCTTCAACTTTTCCCTCATCATCCATCGAGAAATCCTCCCTGCGCCGTTGGAGCGTCATCGTCCATCGACCATCACCTTTAAACGGAAGGCCCTGCGTTCCGTTTCACTTCCACTGAGGTATATTCTACTTTCCTATTTCATCCCTCCCTCGAATTGTATTACAACAGATCTCTCTAATccatctcttccttttcttctccttacTATCCTTACCAAATCTCTTGCATGCATTTCCATCAAAATGCTGGAACGttcattcatcttctttttctttttttccttttcattcatctctcaatctctctctcccagcgccatgattggaaaccccctagattcggaacccccatgattggaaaccccctgttTTTTTGGGTCTTGGGTTTATGTGTAATTGTTATGGGAATTGATATTTTCAGCCCCTTggttttgatagatacacccccTTTTTGAACTCATTGTCATTGTAATGTTGCCATGCACTTTGTTTTGTCAAATGTGGGTTTATGTGTAGTTGGTTTTGGAAATGATATTTACACCCCCTTggttttgatagatacaccctcTGTGTGGACTCTTTGTCATTGCAATGTTGTCATTCACTTTTTGTCAGATGTGGGTTTTCTCTTctttgtttgggaattgatatttacacccttTGGTTTGAAGATACACCCCCTTTGGGGACTCACTGGCATTGCAATGTAGGCATGCACTTTGTGTATGTGTATATAAAAATAGTGGGTGCAAATAAAAAAACTCATGTTTGGGTACCTCTGGATCATgtgtttgggtgatgggttttgttGGTTTTGTCAGAGATCTTAGTATTTGTGGAATTCTGAGCTTGGGTTTTGTTGCCATTTACATCACCTATATGTATATGTACCTTCCATTAAGTCAGTTCACTGTTCTTTCACAACAGTTGAAACATTACAGCAAAAGAATGGCCTTAAACATCTGTAAGCGAACCTATCTTGTATGTgtgatctgaccatccattttgtatgCAACCGACTGGAAGGTTTGGATCACCTGGCAGGTGTGATTTTTCAGGGATCCTAGAAATAGTGGACCTAACAAACAGTCCATACAGGTGAATtgatttttagaaaaaataaataaattatcctTCTATCATTGATGTACTTACTAGAAAAAGAATTACTATAATAGAATTGGGCATGGTCTGGTCATAACACTAGCGGCTATCATAGCAAAGATAGTGTAGGATAGGGCAATGACAACCTTATGGAAGGCCCGGATCGAAAGAAATAATTATGGGCTTAGGGATAAAAACTGCCTAATGCCTGCTTTAAGTCGCTTAAATGATGATGACCTTGCAGCTATTTATTAAACCATGTATGTAAGATATTGTTGGAAAACTATCGAAAAGCTCTATTATATCTATGTAGTTAACCatgtttcattgattttgaaagattttacaaataaatgtttgttttttatttcctTTGTAAATACTTTtaaaataggtaataattatttacgtaTGTAATTACCATGGCAATTCCCATGCATACCTTTGACAACTAGCTTTTTGAAAGTTAAGACTATGGAGGGGTGCAAAATAAATATAGAACCCACTGGAATGTACAAACGGTATCCATCCATTATGCCATATGATTCTATGGCATGAGTCCaacatgagatagatccaaagctcaagtggatcacacagttAGAAATAGTTGAAATCCAATGCTTGtctttaaaaccttcttaggccttcaaaagttttggatcaagctgatatttgtgttttccctttatctatgtaTGTATGAGCTTATGAATAAGTTGAATGACAAGCAAACGTTAATATGAGCCTGGTAAAAGAAATAGCTTTCCACTATAGACATTTTAggctactatttcctatggtatgggccacttgagctttggatttgcctcaattttgggatcatgccctaaaatgctttggtaaaacagatggacgacatggatatgtcacaaatatcatagtggggcctacaaattTAAGTCATCCCTTTCATGCCAATTTTCAAGGCAGAAACATTCATCAAATTTCAAACAAGGTTAAAAATTAATAATGAGCTTTTATATAGTATttacaaaagaaatgaaaaatcaaacaatcccaaaattcaattattttaagggttgaatTTTAGTTTAAAGCTATAATTGGTTACTTTTAGTCAAGGAGAGATattgttgagattttgaaaatctcacaacgATATCGAAAGAAATATGCCAAATGCTGATATTATTGGAACATTATCTAATGAACTTTTCTAATCTAATAAGTATAATTATGTGTacaataactcaggtgggccaccgacTATTCTTGCTTTACTTGGATCTATTACTGCAAAAGTTTGATTACTTATTTTCAGAGATTTAAGAAAATGGTTGAAATTCTATTGCAACAATCGATTTACATGCCTAAAACCACTTGGTTaagctcatttgagttttggaatggcctgatctcTTGGCATGTCCATTCAtcctggatggattggatgacatgcaCACATTAGAGTAGATCCGCACATCGTGTTGTGGGTTAAGCTTAATTCACAAAgcgttgtagtggaccccacacatcaatTGTCTATGGGAAccattttcatattttctttctaaaatttatgtttttagaaaaaaaaatttatatgaaaaaaatGTATGGGACTAAATAGATTACACCCATCTGTTAGAAAAGAATATCCCCATCACCATGCTTAATGAAAAGGAAGGAGGATAAACCTGTTACACTTGTATtgagcattttctttttgttactaCTGATGAAAGGAGGATTCAATGTTATTCAATGTCATGCTCTaagttttgtttatttgtttatgtaTAGAGAACAGGTGGTGCTGTTATCTGGTGAGACTGGTTGCAGGAAAACAACTCATGTTACCAattcttttgctttgattctacatttagaaatgagttgtattttgaattatgttcatttAGATTAAAATTTTTGATGTGATTGTATATAGATTAAGACAATTAGTTACCCATTTAAGGGTTTTTATGTGGCCAGGCATAGATACAGTGTGCTCCTTGGtgcataaaaatccttaaattgtctCTGTTTGGACAGTTGAAGACCGGATAGAATGTAATGCTTTCATTTAAGCAATTCAAATGCACTTGCCTTTTCTATGCatcatctctctttttctctctagaTGTGTTTCTTGCATTGATTTCCGTTGTCAAATATCCTCACTTTGTGTTGATACCAGacgtgggaatcaaatacaagatcaatatATCTGGAGAGAGATGGGGAGATGTTGCCGGAATTTCGGTGTaggcatttaaatttgaaaatgaaagcgtTACAATCTATTCGGCCTTGGATGGGCGACTGATTTAGTCAGTTAGATAGACATACTCATTTGTAATCTAACTTAAACACATCATGTATGCGTTACCAAAGATGGCTTCCATGACACCATGCAAGAACTGGATGAGGGCAGGAAGGTTAACTGTTGAATACATGGAAGGTGTTGCAACATTTCTAAAGTACGtgaaacaaaattcaaatggggaAGACTGGCACAGCTGTCCTTGTGCCAAGTGTTGTAATATACGTGGGAAGATGACATTAGAAACCATTTCTGAGcacttagtttttaatggcatagaTCAAACGTACACGACGTGGTTTCTCCATGGGGAACAACGTCTTGAAACAGGTGTGAGTACATCTATCGATAATCGTAATGAAGATGTGTTGCCCAGAATGGTCGATTTGGTGAATGATGCTTTCAGTCGTTttcaacccattgagttagatgcatgtatggGTGAGGTTAATAATGAAGATGATATTGAACCTCGTGATGACTTAGGCGATGAGGCTCGGTATAGGAAGTTAATGGAGGATGcaaaacaacccctatatccatcgtgtaaacCGGAGCAAACAAAGTTGTTTGTGACAGTGGAGTTACTGAGTATAAAGGCTAGGTTTTGTTGGTCAGACAATAGCTTTACAGAGTTGTTAAACTTGTTGCCAATGACCCGGCTTGTATGCATAATGATTTAAATCACGACCCGGTGGCAcaggtttttcattcattctcttcACTTTGACATACTTAGCTTTCTGAACATTTTTTGTTACTAATATACATGCATTAGTAATAATGGCTGATTATCATTTAGGTTTGTGGTCTTGATAAAAGAGGACGTGTAAGGGGGTTAGGTCATATTCCAAAAACTACCATTATTGCTTCAACCCCttacattaatgaaattagagaaAGAAAGGGCGAAATTGCTGAGGTTAAAGCATCAATGATTGTATTAAAAGAGCAACTGGAAAACAAGTTCAACGAGTGCCAGAACATGATGTTGAACATTGGAGAACGTTTGGTTGAAGTTCAGAATCAAATAAATACTCTAGTTCAACCAATGCAATGCTCTCCTGGCACTGCTGGTTCTCAGGTATTTTAACAATTAAAGAATAATGTATAGTAATTATTTtatccatgaaaataataaaaactatTTCTTGTAGGGGTTTTATCGATCTGGCGATACCTCAAGTCATCGTGATGAGTcagctccacctccacctccacttcTACGGGTGGAACAAATCTGTCATTTGACAGATATTTGTAGTCGAGTTGTTGCACGTGGGCGTCTGATTAGAGATAATGCAGGCATCCCTCCAGATTGCATCAAAGTTATATTGGATGTTGTTGAAGTTCCCAGTGCGAATGTGTTTGGTGACATTGAGAAGACGTTAGCCGATTGCGACGTGGGTGATGTTCTCGTTTGGCCTAGAGTGCTGACgaaaacatagatattaaaggagtttacttaaaacttttcttaagtcaagaacatatttttgtaatttggtcaggacatgtggattgtgtttgaggttattttggatattatttgactaaatctttatcttgaaatatttagtagttttgcttgactaatctacAGAGAtttatattgtgatttgtttcaacttttcatcttcttatgcgtaacagaaggtacacatatttctattatgatttgttttgattttttctttgcttatgagtaaaatgttctgatttaaatattaagaactacgtagtggcttgatcccaatcttttGAACATTGGGTACATAGGCAGCTGTTTATACTAGACCGTATCGGTGTAGCCACaaaattttttttccccttcttgtagtgtggatgcattttcatcgggactacttggcaataagagtgaggtggatctaagttctcgaaaccttaaattaatcttgaatcatttatatctttatcacTTCATTTATATGTTGTTGtcagggtcaacttgtaacttctcagaacccgctctgccgtaagacattacggtgcatgacggttcccagtaggttaagttgcaaattattattaagagttggttggatatcttttattttttgtaaatgttgtgaatagttggatggatgatgaatgtatttgtgaatgtaaatgaaaataaagaacttataatatatatacgcCAGGATCTTCTTGCGAGTAGCAGTGTCACACAAAAacggaagaaagaaaaaaccagagaaaaaagagaaattaAGAAGGCTCACAATTGCTTGCTAGTCAAGCACTTTCTTGGACTAAACATTGAATTCGCTATTCGAATTCCTGCTTACAACTCGAATACTACACTCCTTATATAGAGTTTGGAATAGAACTATTACAAAGCGGATTTACAAAACAGGGGGAACGATACTGTGGGCGCACAGTAACTGGTTTTGGCACTGTATGGTTTTACTATTCTGGAAAGTGAATAGTAAAAGTGCTACAGTGACAGGCGTGCTGCTGCAGTAGATTCGCTACAGTAGCTCGTTTGGAGTTTTCTGACGTGTCTTTTGGAAGATAGCGAAGACAGCTTGGCTTCGGCTTCGACTGTCGGTGCTTGCATTTCGCTTGTATTTGGCTTCAATTTGGTTTCAATTTGGCTTCAATTTGGCTTTAATTTGGCTTCATGCTTTGAAAGAAATTGCATTTTGAATTTCTCAAAAGAATACATCTTGATCATCCGGATGAAGATCAATATCAGGAGCAGCTGTTGAGGATTCTTCAGATTCCACATAAGTTGATCCTTGTCGGCTAGATACTTGATCTTGAAAAGCAATAAATGCAGCTTTGAGTGCACTCAGCTCTTTCTTTAGTTTGGCTGTTTCATCTGGAGGAGATGCTATAATAGCCTCTTTGAATGACTTTGGCAATTTTTTGGAGGAAGCCTGCTTCTTTGTTGCTTCGAGAACAATGGAGCAATCAAATTTATTccaccacttgatgtatgtggactGGAATAAGACTTTGGCATTTTGATATTCAGAGGGTAAAACTTCATATTTCCATTGGAGAATCCATGGAATCCCATGTTTAGCATAATATTGCATTAGACAAAATCCTGGATATTCAGGATTTTGAGCTTTCTCAAGATGTGAATAATGAGAAAGTAAATTTTCTGGCAAAATGTTTGAATGGCCACCAAATAAAATCCACCATTGAGTATAAAACCATGATGGGATAGATTTGGTATATggtcttgaaaattttaaaaaccacGAATGgctattttcagaattttggaataaaagagcATATTTCCATGCAACCATATAATCCCAATAG from Magnolia sinica isolate HGM2019 chromosome 17, MsV1, whole genome shotgun sequence encodes the following:
- the LOC131231617 gene encoding uncharacterized protein LOC131231617, with the protein product MHNDLNHDPVAQVCGLDKRGRVRGLGHIPKTTIIASTPYINEIRERKGEIAEVKASMIVLKEQLENKFNECQNMMLNIGERLVEVQNQINTLVQPMQCSPGTAGSQGFYRSGDTSSHRDESAPPPPPLLRVEQICHLTDICSRVVARGRLIRDNAGIPPDCIKVILDVVEVPSANVFGDIEKTLADCDVGDVLVWPRVLTKT